A region from the Methylocella sp. genome encodes:
- a CDS encoding DnaJ C-terminal domain-containing protein, which produces MRDPYIILGVPKSADAAEIKKTFRKLAKKFHPDQSKEPKAKEKFAEISSAYEILGDEKKRGAFDRGEIDAEGKPRHPGFEGFAAGGAGSRANAGAGRGFEHFEFNFGGGRPGGQRFDASDIFGDLFGAPGGRRGARGPSASAPPPRGEDVAASVTVGLAEAVKGGTARVTLPSGRTLDVSVPAGIEDGKQIRLKRQGQPGMAGGEPGDAIITVKIAKHPYFRVEGRDLRLDLPVALYEAVLGAKVNAPTLDGAVELAVPAGSNGGRTLRLRGKGLPNPQGGAGDLLVTLRIVLPDEPDAELQELMRTWQSKKTYNPRSDLS; this is translated from the coding sequence ATGCGTGATCCATATATTATTTTAGGCGTTCCAAAATCCGCCGACGCGGCCGAGATCAAGAAAACTTTTCGAAAACTCGCGAAGAAATTTCATCCTGATCAGAGCAAGGAGCCGAAAGCGAAAGAGAAATTCGCCGAGATCAGTTCGGCCTATGAGATTTTGGGCGACGAAAAAAAGCGGGGCGCTTTCGACCGCGGCGAAATCGACGCCGAGGGAAAGCCGCGTCATCCGGGTTTTGAAGGATTTGCTGCGGGCGGGGCTGGGTCTCGCGCCAATGCCGGAGCAGGTCGCGGCTTCGAGCATTTCGAATTCAACTTTGGCGGGGGGCGCCCCGGCGGCCAGCGCTTTGACGCAAGCGACATTTTCGGCGATCTTTTTGGCGCGCCCGGAGGCCGCAGAGGCGCGCGCGGACCTTCAGCTTCGGCGCCGCCGCCGCGCGGCGAGGATGTCGCTGCGAGCGTGACCGTTGGGCTGGCCGAGGCTGTAAAAGGCGGAACGGCGCGCGTCACCCTGCCGAGCGGACGCACGCTGGACGTCTCCGTGCCTGCCGGAATCGAGGACGGCAAGCAGATTCGCCTGAAACGGCAGGGGCAGCCGGGCATGGCCGGAGGCGAGCCAGGCGACGCCATCATCACGGTGAAGATCGCCAAACATCCCTATTTCCGCGTCGAGGGGCGCGATTTGCGGCTTGATCTGCCGGTTGCATTGTACGAGGCCGTCCTCGGCGCCAAGGTCAATGCGCCAACGCTCGATGGCGCTGTGGAGCTCGCCGTTCCGGCAGGCTCGAACGGCGGCCGCACTTTGCGGTTGCGCGGCAAAGGCCTGCCCAATCCGCAAGGCGGCGCGGGCGATCTTTTGGTGACGCTCCGCATTGTTTTGCCGGACGAGCCCGACGCCGAATTGCAGGAGCTGATGCGCACATGGCAAAGCAAAAAAACCTATAATCCGCGCAGCGACTTGAGTTGA
- a CDS encoding RT0821/Lpp0805 family surface protein, which produces MSMPIAPLTSSNDDATDSIPSSSLERLLDAEDWRRAKAALSTALDPQGNGAPVVWDNPQSGDKGSFTPTGKAYPSDGKICRAFSSQISRKSDEQSMQGTACSGKAGEWTVLEISPPPRG; this is translated from the coding sequence ATGTCCATGCCGATCGCCCCTCTGACGAGCTCGAACGACGATGCGACCGACTCCATTCCGAGTTCGTCTCTTGAGCGCCTGCTCGACGCGGAGGATTGGCGCAGGGCCAAGGCCGCTCTCTCGACGGCGCTCGACCCGCAGGGCAATGGCGCTCCCGTCGTCTGGGACAATCCGCAATCCGGCGATAAGGGGTCCTTCACGCCGACCGGCAAAGCCTATCCTTCGGACGGCAAGATCTGCCGGGCCTTCAGCAGCCAGATCAGTCGCAAAAGCGATGAACAATCCATGCAAGGAACCGCCTGTTCGGGTAAGGCAGGCGAATGGACGGTTTTGGAGATCAGCCCCCCACCCAGGGGCTAA
- a CDS encoding TIGR02301 family protein: MVKAIARLKILRWAALGTALSAAVCPALAATHESAKHDRLAKTGPHHHSPGKNAKNSTGKNGAKSAPAKTDAAKTESPDSAPSNPDAPASEPPPPPYEPQALRLAEILGALAYLGDLCGSTDDWRGKMQQFLEAEAKTAYRKERLAGTFNRSFHDYEQSYRVCTPNAQIVIGRFLAEGGKLAHEIVNRFSAS, encoded by the coding sequence ATGGTGAAGGCGATCGCGCGCCTCAAAATTCTGCGCTGGGCCGCCTTGGGGACCGCGCTTTCGGCGGCGGTTTGCCCCGCGCTTGCGGCTACGCATGAGTCAGCGAAACATGATCGTCTCGCGAAGACGGGGCCGCATCACCATTCCCCCGGCAAGAACGCCAAAAACTCAACCGGCAAGAACGGCGCGAAAAGCGCCCCGGCCAAGACCGACGCAGCGAAGACAGAGTCGCCCGATTCCGCGCCGAGCAATCCCGACGCTCCGGCTTCGGAGCCCCCGCCGCCGCCCTACGAGCCGCAGGCTCTGAGGCTCGCCGAAATCCTCGGGGCCCTCGCCTATCTTGGCGACCTCTGCGGCTCCACGGACGACTGGCGCGGAAAAATGCAGCAATTTCTGGAGGCGGAAGCCAAGACCGCCTACCGCAAGGAACGGCTCGCCGGAACCTTCAACCGCAGCTTCCACGATTACGAGCAATCCTACCGCGTCTGTACGCCCAATGCGCAAATCGTCATCGGCCGCTTTCTCGCCGAGGGGGGCAAGCTCGCCCATGAGATCGTCAATCGGTTCAGCGCTTCGTGA
- the purB gene encoding adenylosuccinate lyase has protein sequence MIPRYSRPEMVAVWDAQTRFRIWFEIEAYACDALAEIGVIPKSSAEAIWAKAGHVQFDVARIDEIEKVTKHDVIAFLTHLAEFIGPDARFVHQGMTSSDVLDTSLAVQLTRTSDLLIADIDALLAALKRRAFEHKLTPTIGRSHGIHAEPVTFGLKLAQAYAEFSRARERMVNARKEIATCAISGAVGTYANIDPRVEAYVAAKLGLAVEPSSTQIIPRDRHAMFFATLGVIASSMERLAIEIRHLQRTEVLEVEEFFSEGQKGSSAMPHKRNPVLTENVTGLARLVRGMALPAMENVALWHERDISHSSVERMIAPDATITLDFALSRLTGVIDKLLVYPANMQKNLDRLGGLIHSQRVLLALTQKGLSREDAYALVQRNAMPVWRGEGDFLTLLRADPDVSKALSGAELETLFDLGYHLKNVDFIFERVFGRV, from the coding sequence ATGATCCCCCGCTATTCCCGCCCCGAAATGGTCGCCGTCTGGGACGCGCAGACGCGGTTTCGGATCTGGTTCGAGATCGAGGCTTACGCCTGCGACGCCCTGGCTGAGATCGGCGTCATCCCAAAATCCTCGGCCGAGGCGATCTGGGCCAAGGCGGGGCATGTGCAATTCGACGTCGCGCGGATCGACGAGATCGAAAAGGTCACCAAGCATGACGTCATCGCCTTTCTGACCCATCTCGCTGAATTCATTGGGCCGGACGCGCGCTTCGTGCATCAGGGCATGACGTCGTCCGACGTGCTCGACACCAGTCTGGCCGTGCAGCTGACCCGCACGTCAGACCTTCTCATCGCCGATATTGACGCGCTTCTGGCCGCACTGAAGCGTCGCGCCTTCGAGCACAAATTGACGCCGACGATCGGCCGCTCGCATGGCATTCACGCAGAGCCCGTGACTTTTGGCTTAAAGCTCGCTCAAGCCTACGCCGAATTTTCCCGCGCTCGGGAACGAATGGTCAACGCCCGCAAGGAAATCGCCACTTGCGCGATTTCTGGCGCCGTTGGCACCTACGCCAACATCGACCCGCGCGTCGAGGCTTATGTCGCGGCAAAACTCGGGCTCGCGGTCGAGCCCTCCTCAACCCAGATCATTCCGCGCGATCGCCACGCCATGTTCTTCGCGACGCTCGGCGTCATCGCCTCCTCGATGGAGCGGCTGGCGATCGAGATTCGTCACTTGCAGCGCACCGAAGTGCTGGAGGTGGAGGAATTTTTCTCGGAAGGGCAAAAGGGCTCCTCCGCCATGCCGCACAAGCGCAATCCGGTCTTGACCGAGAACGTGACCGGGCTCGCCCGTCTCGTGCGCGGCATGGCGCTGCCCGCGATGGAGAACGTCGCGCTGTGGCATGAACGCGATATTTCGCATTCATCCGTCGAGCGGATGATCGCGCCCGATGCGACGATCACGCTGGATTTTGCCTTGAGCCGGCTGACGGGCGTGATCGACAAGCTGCTCGTCTATCCCGCCAACATGCAAAAAAACCTCGATCGCCTCGGCGGTCTCATCCATTCGCAGCGGGTTCTGCTCGCCTTGACGCAAAAAGGCCTCAGCCGCGAGGACGCCTACGCTCTGGTCCAGCGCAACGCCATGCCGGTCTGGCGCGGGGAAGGCGACTTTTTGACCCTCTTGAGGGCCGATCCAGATGTCAGCAAAGCGCTGAGCGGCGCGGAACTCGAAACGCTGTTCGATCTCGGCTATCATCTAAAAAATGTCGATTTCATCTTTGAGCGGGTTTTCGGGCGCGTTTGA
- a CDS encoding DUF1499 domain-containing protein: MRRLIVEEPYSKSALLSRRLAAFAVAVALVGVVVARGGIDPPAALAVLVGSIGLAAGAILCALLAFAVIWRTGRQGAGQAAAGLFLALALLAYPAYLSATAMHLPRLADLSTDIADPPVFSASRVAQAARGGTTPPSVPPAMRKRQAQAYPKIQPILLDLDAEESFAAILKAVSASGWRLVESTPPGQGRTGLGHVDAIARSMIMGFPCDITIRIRPIADQTRIDIRSASRFGPYDFRANQRNIATFEAALEAVVDKN; this comes from the coding sequence GTGCGACGCCTGATCGTCGAAGAGCCCTATTCTAAATCGGCTTTGCTGAGCCGGCGTCTGGCTGCGTTCGCCGTCGCTGTCGCTCTCGTCGGCGTGGTCGTGGCGCGCGGCGGGATCGACCCGCCGGCGGCGCTCGCTGTTTTGGTCGGATCGATCGGCCTCGCCGCCGGCGCGATTTTATGCGCTCTGCTGGCCTTCGCGGTGATCTGGCGCACCGGACGCCAGGGCGCTGGGCAAGCCGCCGCCGGCTTGTTTCTAGCGCTCGCGCTCCTTGCCTATCCGGCCTATCTGTCCGCGACGGCGATGCATCTGCCAAGGCTTGCGGATTTGTCGACGGATATCGCCGATCCTCCGGTCTTTTCAGCCTCGCGCGTGGCCCAGGCCGCGCGCGGGGGAACCACCCCGCCGAGCGTGCCGCCCGCGATGCGCAAGAGGCAGGCGCAGGCCTATCCGAAGATCCAGCCGATCCTGCTCGATCTTGATGCCGAGGAGTCTTTCGCCGCAATCCTTAAAGCCGTCTCCGCGAGCGGCTGGCGGCTCGTCGAGTCGACTCCGCCGGGCCAAGGCCGCACTGGTCTTGGGCATGTAGACGCCATTGCGCGCAGCATGATCATGGGCTTTCCGTGCGACATCACGATCCGGATTCGTCCGATCGCGGATCAAACGCGCATCGACATCCGCTCCGCGTCGCGCTTCGGCCCTTATGATTTCCGCGCCAATCAGCGCAATATCGCGACATTCGAAGCAGCGCTTGAGGCCGTAGTCGACAAGAACTGA
- a CDS encoding NUDIX domain-containing protein — translation MTGTGIPLDGQSSPARLYPPSPLLAVSLAVFRAGKVLLATRTRPPFVGAFSLPGGLVEVGETLSEAALRELREEVQVEARIIQFNRHVESIERDEAGRIKRHYVIASFVGEWIAGEGAEGPEAGAIIWAEPSRLAELHCTPHTGDVVAAAAALKSGILA, via the coding sequence GTGACCGGAACCGGCATTCCCCTTGACGGTCAATCGAGCCCGGCGCGGCTCTATCCGCCCTCTCCCTTGCTCGCAGTAAGTCTCGCCGTCTTCCGCGCCGGCAAGGTTTTGCTCGCGACGCGCACCCGGCCGCCGTTCGTTGGCGCGTTCTCGCTGCCGGGCGGCCTCGTCGAGGTTGGCGAAACTCTGAGCGAGGCGGCGTTGCGCGAGTTGCGGGAGGAGGTGCAGGTCGAAGCGCGGATTATTCAGTTCAATCGCCATGTGGAATCGATTGAGCGCGACGAGGCCGGCAGGATCAAGCGCCATTATGTAATCGCCTCCTTCGTCGGCGAATGGATCGCTGGGGAAGGCGCAGAAGGGCCGGAAGCCGGCGCAATCATCTGGGCCGAGCCGTCGCGGCTGGCGGAACTCCATTGTACGCCCCATACCGGCGACGTCGTTGCGGCGGCCGCCGCGCTGAAGTCGGGGATTTTGGCGTGA
- a CDS encoding P1 family peptidase, with amino-acid sequence MKNLITDIPGLSVGNAQDAKLASGVTALVFDEPAIASVAVHGGAPGVRDAALLEPGMTVERVDALILSGGSVFGLDSVGGALAFLRERGRGFPVGSIKVPIAPGAVLFDLLNGGDKNFGREPIYWHLGYQAAAAATHDFALGNVGAGLGATTANLKGGLGSASATTSSGFRVGALVAVNAVGCATIGDGPHFWAAPYEQDDEFGGVGWPSPWPHDQQDFRIKGVDPENTTIAVVATDAALTKAEAKRLAIMAHDGMAHALRPTHAAMDGDTIFSAATGAAQKIPTLRDQTEIGMRAADCLARAIARAIFEAEALPFPGALPSWRGRFG; translated from the coding sequence TTGAAAAATCTCATTACCGACATTCCGGGCCTTAGCGTCGGCAATGCGCAGGATGCAAAGCTCGCCTCCGGCGTCACGGCCCTCGTATTCGACGAGCCGGCTATCGCCTCGGTCGCGGTGCATGGCGGAGCGCCGGGCGTCCGCGATGCGGCTTTGCTCGAACCCGGAATGACTGTCGAGCGGGTCGATGCGCTCATCCTGTCGGGAGGCTCCGTTTTCGGGCTCGACTCGGTCGGCGGCGCGCTCGCGTTTCTGCGGGAGCGCGGCCGCGGATTTCCCGTCGGGAGCATCAAAGTCCCGATTGCGCCGGGCGCCGTTTTATTCGACCTTTTGAATGGCGGCGATAAAAATTTCGGCCGCGAGCCGATCTATTGGCATCTTGGCTATCAGGCGGCGGCCGCCGCGACGCACGATTTCGCGCTCGGCAACGTCGGCGCTGGCCTCGGCGCGACCACCGCCAATCTGAAGGGCGGCCTCGGCTCGGCGAGCGCCACAACCTCAAGCGGCTTTCGCGTCGGCGCGCTCGTCGCGGTGAACGCGGTCGGCTGCGCGACGATCGGCGATGGTCCACATTTCTGGGCCGCGCCCTATGAGCAAGACGACGAGTTCGGCGGCGTTGGCTGGCCCTCGCCGTGGCCACATGATCAGCAAGACTTCCGCATCAAGGGCGTGGACCCAGAAAACACCACCATCGCGGTCGTCGCCACCGACGCCGCGCTGACCAAAGCCGAGGCCAAGCGCCTCGCCATCATGGCGCATGACGGGATGGCGCACGCGCTGCGCCCCACTCATGCGGCGATGGACGGCGATACGATTTTTTCCGCCGCAACCGGCGCGGCGCAGAAAATCCCGACGCTGCGCGATCAGACCGAAATCGGCATGCGCGCCGCCGATTGTCTCGCGCGCGCCATCGCCCGCGCAATCTTTGAGGCTGAAGCGCTGCCCTTTCCGGGCGCTCTGCCAAGCTGGCGCGGGCGTTTTGGGTAA
- the pdxH gene encoding pyridoxamine 5'-phosphate oxidase: MNKLTARDFTEAADPFELFASWLEDAKRSEPNDPDAMALATSDADGLPDVRMVLLKEANASGFVFYSNAQSAKGQELQANPKAAAVLHWKSLRRQVRLRGPVEPVSDSEADAYFASRALQSRIGAWASQQSRPLEGRFALEAAVAKYAVKFGFGEIPRPPYWIGYRIAPVYLEFWSDGAFRLHDRIAFRRETPNDAWRKERLYP; encoded by the coding sequence TTGAACAAGTTAACGGCGCGTGACTTTACCGAGGCGGCCGACCCTTTCGAATTATTCGCATCCTGGCTCGAGGACGCCAAAAGAAGCGAGCCGAACGATCCAGACGCCATGGCGCTCGCCACCTCGGACGCCGACGGCTTGCCCGATGTTCGCATGGTGTTGCTGAAAGAGGCGAATGCGTCGGGCTTTGTGTTCTATAGCAATGCGCAAAGCGCCAAGGGCCAGGAGCTGCAGGCCAATCCGAAAGCCGCCGCAGTGCTGCACTGGAAGTCGCTGCGCCGGCAAGTCCGGTTGCGCGGACCCGTCGAGCCAGTCTCCGACAGCGAGGCTGACGCCTATTTCGCCAGCCGCGCCTTGCAAAGCCGGATCGGGGCTTGGGCGAGCCAGCAATCCCGGCCGCTCGAAGGCCGCTTCGCCCTCGAGGCGGCGGTCGCGAAATACGCCGTGAAATTCGGTTTTGGCGAGATTCCCCGGCCGCCCTACTGGATCGGGTACCGGATTGCGCCGGTCTATCTCGAGTTCTGGTCCGACGGAGCGTTTCGTTTGCACGATAGGATCGCATTTCGACGCGAGACGCCAAATGACGCCTGGCGCAAGGAGCGCCTCTATCCGTGA
- a CDS encoding alpha/beta hydrolase, with protein MRTADADILIVPGLGGAGPGHWQTRWDAKLPTTRRVIQSDWDQPKLEAWRDRLIEEVKLAERPVILVAHGLGAIVVAHAAPHLRDLAKVKGAFLVAPPSPEILAAFPAIDPAFADLKAEPLPFPGLIIVSRDDPHAPYADSERLASALGAELVDAGLSGQINSDSGHGPWPEGLMRFAGFLKNL; from the coding sequence ATGCGGACAGCCGACGCCGACATACTCATCGTTCCGGGGCTTGGCGGGGCGGGTCCCGGTCATTGGCAGACGCGCTGGGACGCCAAGCTTCCGACGACGCGCCGCGTCATTCAATCGGACTGGGACCAGCCTAAGCTGGAGGCTTGGCGCGACCGCCTCATCGAGGAGGTGAAGCTCGCTGAGCGCCCCGTAATCCTCGTCGCGCATGGTCTTGGCGCAATCGTCGTGGCCCATGCCGCGCCTCATTTGCGCGATCTCGCCAAAGTCAAAGGCGCCTTCCTCGTCGCGCCGCCGTCCCCCGAAATACTCGCGGCGTTTCCGGCGATCGATCCGGCTTTCGCCGATCTGAAAGCCGAGCCGCTGCCTTTTCCGGGCCTCATCATCGTCAGCCGCGACGATCCGCACGCGCCCTATGCCGACAGCGAACGACTCGCCAGCGCCCTCGGCGCGGAGCTGGTTGACGCCGGCCTTTCCGGCCAAATCAACAGCGACAGCGGGCACGGCCCCTGGCCTGAGGGATTGATGCGCTTTGCGGGATTTTTGAAGAATTTATAG
- a CDS encoding LysR family transcriptional regulator — MLDLELLRSFVSVVDAGGFTRAGERLHRTQSTVSQQIKRLEDDVGRPLLSRIGKQVTPTDDGERLLSYARRILSLAEEARDVLTRPAQDGAVRLGIPEDFAAYRLTELLASFARSRPGLRLAWHMAYSSSSLAGVQAAIAAGLGLGILSDIAIQPEHRVLTAKDGFAPIDKTEVALVATPEASLATLRLADSLAEFCSSVQAEAA, encoded by the coding sequence ATGCTCGATCTCGAACTTTTGCGAAGCTTCGTATCGGTTGTGGATGCTGGCGGTTTTACCCGCGCCGGCGAGCGCCTCCACCGTACGCAATCGACTGTTAGCCAGCAGATTAAGCGGCTCGAGGATGATGTCGGTCGGCCGCTGTTGAGTCGGATCGGCAAGCAGGTCACGCCGACTGACGACGGCGAACGCCTATTGTCTTATGCGCGGCGGATTCTGTCGCTTGCCGAAGAAGCCCGCGATGTACTGACCCGTCCCGCCCAGGACGGCGCTGTGCGGCTTGGCATTCCGGAGGATTTCGCTGCCTATCGCCTGACCGAACTGCTGGCGAGTTTCGCACGATCGCGACCAGGCCTGCGGCTCGCCTGGCACATGGCTTATTCGAGTTCCAGTTTAGCGGGCGTTCAAGCCGCGATCGCGGCCGGTCTTGGTCTTGGCATCCTCTCCGACATCGCCATCCAGCCAGAGCATCGCGTGCTGACGGCAAAGGATGGCTTCGCGCCGATCGACAAAACAGAGGTGGCGCTAGTGGCTACCCCGGAGGCGAGCCTTGCGACGCTGCGCCTTGCCGATAGTCTCGCGGAATTCTGCAGTTCGGTGCAGGCGGAGGCCGCATAG
- a CDS encoding MBL fold metallo-hydrolase, whose amino-acid sequence MNKEVQTQPEDIPFNRSFHGAPGELVRLSPLVRRMVAGNAGPMTFTGTCTYVVGSGRVAVIDPGPDKPDHIAALIEALRGETVAAILVTHTHRDHSPGARALKLATGAKIIGCAPYRLPDDGASEFRLDAAHDLDHAPDAILREGEAFEGANFTLTCVETPGHAINHLAFALPQENALFSGDHVMAWSTSVVAPPDGSMRDYMASLEKLRSRDDRIYWPGHGGPVNEPQRFVRALAHHRRQREQAILSSVRNGDATIAKIVARVYEGIDPALRFAAGLSIFAHLEDLSARGLIKVEGPATLGALFRSADQFLSTTASSAASNVAILR is encoded by the coding sequence ATGAACAAAGAAGTTCAAACACAACCCGAGGATATTCCCTTCAACCGCTCTTTCCACGGCGCGCCCGGCGAACTCGTCCGGCTCTCGCCTCTTGTCCGCCGCATGGTAGCCGGCAACGCCGGACCGATGACGTTCACCGGAACCTGCACCTATGTCGTTGGCTCGGGACGGGTCGCGGTCATCGATCCAGGTCCAGACAAGCCAGACCACATCGCCGCATTGATCGAGGCCTTGCGCGGCGAGACCGTCGCCGCGATCCTCGTGACCCATACGCACCGCGATCATTCGCCCGGCGCGCGCGCGCTGAAGCTCGCGACGGGAGCGAAGATTATCGGCTGCGCGCCTTACCGGCTTCCGGACGACGGGGCGAGCGAATTTCGGCTCGATGCGGCGCATGATTTGGACCATGCGCCCGACGCAATTCTTCGCGAGGGCGAGGCGTTCGAAGGCGCAAATTTCACCCTTACCTGCGTCGAAACTCCCGGTCATGCGATAAACCATCTGGCGTTCGCTCTGCCGCAGGAGAATGCGCTGTTCTCGGGCGATCACGTCATGGCCTGGTCGACCTCCGTCGTCGCGCCGCCGGATGGCTCGATGCGCGACTATATGGCTTCGCTTGAGAAACTGCGTTCGCGGGATGACCGGATTTACTGGCCAGGACATGGCGGCCCGGTCAATGAGCCGCAACGTTTTGTCCGCGCTCTCGCCCATCACCGCCGCCAACGCGAACAGGCCATCTTGTCCAGCGTCAGAAATGGCGACGCGACAATCGCGAAGATCGTCGCCCGCGTTTATGAGGGCATCGACCCAGCCCTGCGGTTCGCTGCAGGACTATCGATCTTCGCCCATCTCGAGGATCTTTCTGCGCGAGGGCTCATCAAGGTCGAGGGGCCGGCGACGCTCGGCGCGTTGTTTCGCTCGGCCGATCAGTTCTTGTCGACTACGGCCTCAAGCGCTGCTTCGAATGTCGCGATATTGCGCTGA